The genomic stretch AGTCCTTCAACTGCGCGGTCTCGCCGCTGGACAGCGACAGGGGCAGGGCGGAAACGTCTTTCGGAATTCGGTCGCCGGTGTCGAGCATCGTCGTGTCAGTTCGTATCGCGCGGGCGATCAGAACTTCATCGGGTCCATGATCGCGTCGAGGTTGAGGTGGTCGCAGAACTCGAGGAAATCGTCGCGCAACGCGGCGATGTGCATGCTCGAGGGCACGCCGATGGTGATCTGCGCGGAGAACATTTCCGCGCCGGTCTGCATCGCGCGGTAACGCGAGGAGTGCAGGCTTTCGATCGTGATGCCCTGGCGGTCGAAGAAGTCGGCCAGCTGGAACAGGATGCCCGGCTTGTCGGCGGCCACGACCTCGACCACGTACGGCAGCAGGCTCGATTGCACCTGCTTGGCGCCGGTGCGGTACCACACCAGCTTCAGGCCTTCCTCGCGCTCCAGGCGCGTGAGCATGGCTTCGAGCTTGGCCAC from Lysobacter auxotrophicus encodes the following:
- a CDS encoding glycine cleavage system protein R, translated to MTDSASRPSPNENHLLINAYTTHPESPLLSVTRRIADSGCNLVDARLATVGRDVSVTTLAVGSWDSVAKLEAMLTRLEREEGLKLVWYRTGAKQVQSSLLPYVVEVVAADKPGILFQLADFFDRQGITIESLHSSRYRAMQTGAEMFSAQITIGVPSSMHIAALRDDFLEFCDHLNLDAIMDPMKF